The sequence TCATCATCCATCGAGCCCCAGTTGCCGTGTCCGTCAACGAGCACATGCCCCATTTTCCAAGGCTGCGCCATCCGTACCATGCCCTCATAGATCGACGAGTCGCCGTGCGGATGATAGTTACCCATTACATCACCGACTGTCTTGGCCGACTTGCGGTACGGCTTGTCCGGTGTATTGCCCGAATCGTACATCGCGTACAGTATTCGGCGCTGGACGGGCTTCAGCCCGTCGCGGACGTCGGGAATGGCCCGGTCCTGAATGATATATTTGGAATACCGGCCGAATCGGTCGCCGACGACCTCTTCCAGAAATGCCGGCAAAAATTGTTCGGATAAACTGCTCATGTATTCACCTTCTGTTCCTCAAACTGTCGCCTGACTAAAAAGTGTGATGATTGATATGTGCCGCTGCGCGACGGTTTGGACTTCCGGTCGCTGTTGTCTCCAAATTCCTGATTTAACTTTCAGAGGTTGGAATTCGGAGACAAAGGCGAACGCTATCGCTCCTTCAGTTCCAAACCTTACGCTTCGCTCTTATCAATCGTCAAGTTTTTAAAACCTCGAAATTCTCGTCACTACTCTACGATCTCGGTAAAATCGACATTCTCGACAATCCAGCGCTTGCGCGGGTCAACCTTGTCGCCCATCAGCGTGGACACGCGGCGCTCCGCCTTGGCGGCATCCTCGATCTGCACCTGAAGCATGTTCCGCGACTCGGGATTCATCGTCGTCTCCCACAGCTGGTCGGGGTTCATTTCGCCGAGCCCTTTGTAGCGCTGGAGCTCGAAGTTTTTGCCGAACTCTTTCAAATAGTTCTGAAGCTGCTCATCCGTCCAGGCATATCTGACCGTTTCCAGCTTGCCCGATTTGCGGGTCAGCTTATACAGCGGAGGCTGAGCGATATATACCTTGCCTGCATCGATCAGCGGCTTCATGTACCGGTAGAAGAACGTCAGCAGCAGCACCTGAATATGCGCGCCGTCCGTATCCGCGTCGGTCATGATGATGATTTTGGAATAATTGCAGTCTTCGACTGTGAAATCCGAGCCGATTCCTGCGCCAATGGCATTAATGATGGCCCGGTATTCGTCGTTCTTCAGTATTTCCGGCAATTTAGCCTTCTCGGGATTCATCGGCTTGCCCTTGAGGGGCAGAATCGCCTGAATCTTGGAATCGCGCCCTTGCTTCGCTGAGCCGCCTGCGGAATCGCCTTCCACAATGAACAGCTCGGTGCGGGAAAAGTCTTTGGATTGCGCAGGCGTCAGCTTGCCGCCCAGATTGGAACCTTCGCTGCGCTTCTTGCCGCTGCGTATTTCATCCCGCGCTTTGCGGGCTGCTTCACGCGCTTTGGCCGCCTGGATGGATTTCCTCAGCAGACTCTGCGCCACCTGCGGATTTTCTTCAAGAAAGCGCTGCATATTCTCGGAGACGATAAAATCAACCGTGCTTCTCGCCGAGGCGCTGCCGAGCTGGTCCTTGGTCTGGCCGACGAATTCGACCTCGGACATTTTGATGCTGATGACCGCCATCATGCCCTCGCGCAGGTCGCTGCCATCCAGGTTCTTATCTTTCTCTTTCAGCAGCCCCGTGCGCCGGGCGTAATCATTCATGACGCGCGTATACGCCGTCTTGAATCCGGTCTCGTGTGTACCGCCGCTGCGGGTCGGAATCGAGTTCACGAACGATGCGATCGTTTCGGTAAAGCCGCCATTGTACTGAATCGCGACCTCTACCTCGATCTCGTCCTTCTCGGCGCTGAAATGGATGACGTCATGCAGCACATCCTTGCCATCGTTCAGATAGCGCACAAATTCGCTGGCTCCGCCCTCATAATAATACTCGTCCTGGCGTCCGCCCCGCTCGTCCGTCAGGGTGATGCGCAGTCCGGAGTTGAGGAATGCGATCTCCTGAAGCCGTTCAGCAAGCGTATCATAGTTCAGGGAGATGCCTCCCTGGAACACGCGAATATCCGGCTTGAATGAGATCTTCGAGCCGGTCTTGTTCGTATTGCCCAATATCTCAAGACCTGTAACGGGTTCTCCGACATGTTCTTTACCGTCTTTACCGACCCAATATTCAAAGCGCTGGCGGTGTATTTTACCTTCCCGGTAAATCTCAACCTCAAGCCATTCCGACAGAGCGTTCGTCACCGAAGCGCCGACGCCGTGCAGACCGCCCGATTTCTTGTATCCCGAGCCTCCGAACTTTCCGCCGGCATGCAGGATGGTGAATACGACCTGCGGCGTCGGAACACCCGTCTTGTGCATACCTGTCGGAATTCCCCGGCCGTTGTCGGTGACAGTCACCGAGCCATCTTTACGCAGCACGATATCGATTTTTGTGCAATACTTCGCCAGATGCTCATCCACTGCATTATCTACGATTTCCCATACCAAATGGTGCAGTCCCGAGGAACTCGTACTGCCGATATACATGCCGGGCCGTTTGCGAACCGCAACCAGACCTTCAAGCACCTGAATGTCGTCAGCATCGTATCCAGTCCGGTCTGCTGCGCCGTTCTTTGAGATTTCAGCGAACATATCGACCTGTTCGGACATTCATGTTCCCCCTTCTCTTCTCTAATCCCAAAATGCAAACAAATGTTTTGGTTACTTTGTACATTCTAATTCAAAATATCCCTTTTCGTAAAGACGGCGAATGAAATGATTACAGACACGATCCCCCAAATGCTTAGAACCGCAATAGAAAAAGGCAGTGACATCCCTTCAATCGGCGCCGGAGAACCGGACAAATAATTGGTTAGGCCCAGGTTAACCATGAACAGGTACTTGGCCGAAGTCCAAGCCGATGCCATGTTGGTAAGGATTGTGCCGGCGATCAGCGCGGCCATCATGACGACGATGCTCGCCGCCGTACTGCGGAACAGCACCGAAACCATAAAGGCCAAGAGGGCGACAACTACGCTGACAAACCAAATGAGACCGGTCTGCATCAGCATATATTCCCACTGCGGCACCGAATGAACCGCGGACATATCGACCGAGTCGCCGCTTAGCTGAAAGCCGGTGAAGACCGGCGCGTTAAAGCCGCTGTACCCGAAGGCCAGTCCAGATATAAGGTAGCTTACCAGAAAGGCTGATACAATAATCAGAGACACAAACATCAGCAGCGCGATCAATTTGCTCATGAGCACCTTCCAGCGCTTAACGGGCCGGGTCAGCAGCATTTTAATAGTTCCCGTCGTGCGTTCTCCGGATACAATATCGGAAGCGACCGCCATGATCATGAGCGGGATGAACAATGAAATCGAGTTGTCCAAAAATTCACGGGTAAAGGTCACGCCGCTGGGCTCGTTCGGATTCACATTATGATCGAGATAATACTGCATTTGCTGGATAAAAACTCGCCGGTACGTCTTCCACTCCTCCGGAATCCGGCTGCTGCTGAGCGAATTTTCGTTATCGGTAATCTGCTGCTGCAATTCCAGCCGCCAATCGGAACTGAACTTCGCCCTGTTTCGTTCCGCGGAACGCATCTGGGCATAGGTGAACATCGGAACAAGCACGGCCAGAATAAGCAAAATGACGTAAAAGCGTTTCTTCTTGATTATTTTCATGCACTCATTGCGGATGAGCGGCAGCAGGCTATTCAATTGTCTCACCCTCCGTCAGTTTCAAGAATAGCTGTTCCAGTGTCGGGTTGATTTTATGCACGGCTCTGACCTCGACTCCCGAGGCGACGAGCGCCGCGACAGTATCCGGGACGGCATCGTCATCCATAATTGTTACTGCGGACCCGGTTCGCATATTCGCCATCAGCGTGTCGTCCAGTTCAAGTTCGGCAGGATCGACAAGCCGGATTCCCGCTCTTAATTCCAGCAGGGCG is a genomic window of Paenibacillus durus ATCC 35681 containing:
- the parE gene encoding DNA topoisomerase IV subunit B, translated to MSEQVDMFAEISKNGAADRTGYDADDIQVLEGLVAVRKRPGMYIGSTSSSGLHHLVWEIVDNAVDEHLAKYCTKIDIVLRKDGSVTVTDNGRGIPTGMHKTGVPTPQVVFTILHAGGKFGGSGYKKSGGLHGVGASVTNALSEWLEVEIYREGKIHRQRFEYWVGKDGKEHVGEPVTGLEILGNTNKTGSKISFKPDIRVFQGGISLNYDTLAERLQEIAFLNSGLRITLTDERGGRQDEYYYEGGASEFVRYLNDGKDVLHDVIHFSAEKDEIEVEVAIQYNGGFTETIASFVNSIPTRSGGTHETGFKTAYTRVMNDYARRTGLLKEKDKNLDGSDLREGMMAVISIKMSEVEFVGQTKDQLGSASARSTVDFIVSENMQRFLEENPQVAQSLLRKSIQAAKAREAARKARDEIRSGKKRSEGSNLGGKLTPAQSKDFSRTELFIVEGDSAGGSAKQGRDSKIQAILPLKGKPMNPEKAKLPEILKNDEYRAIINAIGAGIGSDFTVEDCNYSKIIIMTDADTDGAHIQVLLLTFFYRYMKPLIDAGKVYIAQPPLYKLTRKSGKLETVRYAWTDEQLQNYLKEFGKNFELQRYKGLGEMNPDQLWETTMNPESRNMLQVQIEDAAKAERRVSTLMGDKVDPRKRWIVENVDFTEIVE
- a CDS encoding ABC transporter permease subunit, whose protein sequence is MNSLLPLIRNECMKIIKKKRFYVILLILAVLVPMFTYAQMRSAERNRAKFSSDWRLELQQQITDNENSLSSSRIPEEWKTYRRVFIQQMQYYLDHNVNPNEPSGVTFTREFLDNSISLFIPLMIMAVASDIVSGERTTGTIKMLLTRPVKRWKVLMSKLIALLMFVSLIIVSAFLVSYLISGLAFGYSGFNAPVFTGFQLSGDSVDMSAVHSVPQWEYMLMQTGLIWFVSVVVALLAFMVSVLFRSTAASIVVMMAALIAGTILTNMASAWTSAKYLFMVNLGLTNYLSGSPAPIEGMSLPFSIAVLSIWGIVSVIISFAVFTKRDILN